One Spinacia oleracea cultivar Varoflay chromosome 4, BTI_SOV_V1, whole genome shotgun sequence DNA segment encodes these proteins:
- the LOC110796087 gene encoding peptide-N4-(N-acetyl-beta-glucosaminyl)asparagine amidase A isoform X2 yields MHSLLFSLLFTSLSLLHPSTALPPHRPPPSIATNSLSSSIHAPPVPHPTVFFEVTKPTPPPSTTTTTAPCSHHLLSHDFAHTYSQPPVTALYSPPSHCPFTRYSSVVLEFTSTCKGRQFDRIFGVWLNGVELLRSCSAEPTREGNVVDKTYTGVYHVNLTFHYYPIENHGGKNHRKLGNLYENFADLILPISRNLPLNDGLWFEVENSSDVESKSVSIPRNAYRAVLEVYVSFHENDEFWYTNLPNDYLVANNMSNQQPGNGAFREVLVSLDGELVGSVWPFTVIFTGGINPLVWRPISAIGSFNLPSYDIEITPFLGKLLDGKPHDISFSVTNSLNVWYIDANLHLWLDNKVEVVKGQLLENNVESLTLWTKSHFKGLNGKFYAGASRSIMSKGWVESSKGYMTTISIQKFDFENYNVLRNDGSLQTVNQTIDLNTTVLTKLYKGFACPFYKTESLKKFGLFVYTNQVDEGNNSYSLLSNVTLGLNEDKIFATESVVSSSMLRNRQRGEGTMVVKNNLVSSGLGSTHQVYDYNENKGGFCYFRNVSSHNYTIVFDQVTDKCKVNTLLSNVFSFD; encoded by the exons atgcattCTTTACTTTTCTCCCTCCTCTTCacttcactctctctcctccacccCTCCACGGCTCTCCCACCCCACCGTCCTCCACCCTCCATTGCCACGAACTCCCTGTCTTCTTCCATCCACGCGCCACCAGTTCCTCACCCCACTGTGTTCTTCGAAGTCACGAAACCCACACCTCCGCCATCTACCACCACCACAACCGCCCCTTGCTCCCACCACCTCCTCTCCCACGACTTTGCCCACACCTACTCTCAACCCCCTGTCACCGCACTATACTCCCCACCTTCTCACTGCCCCTTCACCCGCTACTCCTCCGTCGTCCTTGAATTCACATCCACTTGTAAAGGCCGCCAATTCGACCGCATCTTCGGTGTTTGGCTTAACGGCGTTGAACTCCTCCGTAGCTGCTCTGCCGAGCCTACACGCGAAG GGAATGTTGTTGACAAAACTTATACTGGTGTTTATCATGTGAATCTCACTTTTCATTACTACCCAATTGAGAATCATGGTGGAAAAAATCATCGAAAATTAGGGAATTTGTATGAAAACTTTGCAGATTTGATCCTACCCATTTCCAGAAATTTGCCATTGAACGATGGGTTGTGGTTTGAAGTTGAGAATTCAAGTGATGTTGAGTCAAAAAGTGTGTCAATTCCCAGAAATGCTTATAGAGCTGTGTTGGAAGTTTATGTTTCATTTCATGAAAATGATGAGTTTTGGTATACTAATTTGCCGAATGATTATTTGGTGGCGAATAATATGAGTAATCAACAGCCCGGAAATGGGGCTTTTAGGGAGGTTTTGGTGAGTTTGGATGGCGAATTGGTTGGGAGTGTGTGGCCTTTTACTGTGATCTTCACTGGTGGGATTAATCCCCTTGTTTGGCGGCCGATTAGCGCGATTGGATCCTTTAATCTACCTTCTTATGACATAGAAATCACTCCATTTTTGGGCAAGTTGTTGGATGGAAAACCACATGATATTAGCTTTAGTGTTACAAATTCATTAAATGTGTGGTATATTGATGCTAATTTGCATCTTTGGTTAGACAATAAGGTGGAGGTGGTTAAGGGGCAGCTCTTGGAAAACAATGTTGAGTCTCTAACATTGTGGACGAAATCCCATTTCAAAGGACTTAATGGGAAGTTTTATGCTGGTGCAAGTAGGTCTATAATGTCTAAAGGATGGGTAGAATCCTCGAAAGGGTATATGACAACGATTTCAATACAaaaatttgattttgaaaactatAATGTGCTTAGAAATGATGGGAGTTTACAGACAGTGAATCAGACAATTGATTTAAACACCACAGTTTTGACAAAACTGTACAAGGGGTTTGCTTGTCCGTTTTATAAGACAGAATCGTTGAAGAAGTTCGGGTTGTTTGTGTATACCAACCAGGTTGATGAGGGTAACAATAGCTATAGCTTGTTGAGTAATGTGACTTTGGGTTTGAACGAGGATAAGATATTTGCTACTGAAAGTGTGGTATCCTCAAGCATGCTAAGGAACCGGCAAAGAGGGGAGGGAACTATGGTAGTGAAGAACAATTTGGTGTCCAGTGGATTAGGGAGTACACATCAGGTTTATGATTACAATGAGAACAAGGGTGGTTTTTGTTACTTTAGGAATGTCAGCAGTCACAACTACACCATTGTCTTTGATCAAGTCACGGATAAATGTAAGGTTAACACTCTTTTGTCTAATGTATTTTCTTTCGACTAG
- the LOC110796087 gene encoding peptide-N4-(N-acetyl-beta-glucosaminyl)asparagine amidase A isoform X1: MHSLLFSLLFTSLSLLHPSTALPPHRPPPSIATNSLSSSIHAPPVPHPTVFFEVTKPTPPPSTTTTTAPCSHHLLSHDFAHTYSQPPVTALYSPPSHCPFTRYSSVVLEFTSTCKGRQFDRIFGVWLNGVELLRSCSAEPTREGIFWKVRKDITKYYSLLLQSNQTIAIYLGNVVDKTYTGVYHVNLTFHYYPIENHGGKNHRKLGNLYENFADLILPISRNLPLNDGLWFEVENSSDVESKSVSIPRNAYRAVLEVYVSFHENDEFWYTNLPNDYLVANNMSNQQPGNGAFREVLVSLDGELVGSVWPFTVIFTGGINPLVWRPISAIGSFNLPSYDIEITPFLGKLLDGKPHDISFSVTNSLNVWYIDANLHLWLDNKVEVVKGQLLENNVESLTLWTKSHFKGLNGKFYAGASRSIMSKGWVESSKGYMTTISIQKFDFENYNVLRNDGSLQTVNQTIDLNTTVLTKLYKGFACPFYKTESLKKFGLFVYTNQVDEGNNSYSLLSNVTLGLNEDKIFATESVVSSSMLRNRQRGEGTMVVKNNLVSSGLGSTHQVYDYNENKGGFCYFRNVSSHNYTIVFDQVTDKCKVNTLLSNVFSFD, encoded by the coding sequence atgcattCTTTACTTTTCTCCCTCCTCTTCacttcactctctctcctccacccCTCCACGGCTCTCCCACCCCACCGTCCTCCACCCTCCATTGCCACGAACTCCCTGTCTTCTTCCATCCACGCGCCACCAGTTCCTCACCCCACTGTGTTCTTCGAAGTCACGAAACCCACACCTCCGCCATCTACCACCACCACAACCGCCCCTTGCTCCCACCACCTCCTCTCCCACGACTTTGCCCACACCTACTCTCAACCCCCTGTCACCGCACTATACTCCCCACCTTCTCACTGCCCCTTCACCCGCTACTCCTCCGTCGTCCTTGAATTCACATCCACTTGTAAAGGCCGCCAATTCGACCGCATCTTCGGTGTTTGGCTTAACGGCGTTGAACTCCTCCGTAGCTGCTCTGCCGAGCCTACACGCGAAGGTATTTTCTGGAAGGTTCGTAAGGATATTACTAAGTATTATTCATTACTTTTGCAATCTAATCAGACTATTGCTATTTATTTAGGGAATGTTGTTGACAAAACTTATACTGGTGTTTATCATGTGAATCTCACTTTTCATTACTACCCAATTGAGAATCATGGTGGAAAAAATCATCGAAAATTAGGGAATTTGTATGAAAACTTTGCAGATTTGATCCTACCCATTTCCAGAAATTTGCCATTGAACGATGGGTTGTGGTTTGAAGTTGAGAATTCAAGTGATGTTGAGTCAAAAAGTGTGTCAATTCCCAGAAATGCTTATAGAGCTGTGTTGGAAGTTTATGTTTCATTTCATGAAAATGATGAGTTTTGGTATACTAATTTGCCGAATGATTATTTGGTGGCGAATAATATGAGTAATCAACAGCCCGGAAATGGGGCTTTTAGGGAGGTTTTGGTGAGTTTGGATGGCGAATTGGTTGGGAGTGTGTGGCCTTTTACTGTGATCTTCACTGGTGGGATTAATCCCCTTGTTTGGCGGCCGATTAGCGCGATTGGATCCTTTAATCTACCTTCTTATGACATAGAAATCACTCCATTTTTGGGCAAGTTGTTGGATGGAAAACCACATGATATTAGCTTTAGTGTTACAAATTCATTAAATGTGTGGTATATTGATGCTAATTTGCATCTTTGGTTAGACAATAAGGTGGAGGTGGTTAAGGGGCAGCTCTTGGAAAACAATGTTGAGTCTCTAACATTGTGGACGAAATCCCATTTCAAAGGACTTAATGGGAAGTTTTATGCTGGTGCAAGTAGGTCTATAATGTCTAAAGGATGGGTAGAATCCTCGAAAGGGTATATGACAACGATTTCAATACAaaaatttgattttgaaaactatAATGTGCTTAGAAATGATGGGAGTTTACAGACAGTGAATCAGACAATTGATTTAAACACCACAGTTTTGACAAAACTGTACAAGGGGTTTGCTTGTCCGTTTTATAAGACAGAATCGTTGAAGAAGTTCGGGTTGTTTGTGTATACCAACCAGGTTGATGAGGGTAACAATAGCTATAGCTTGTTGAGTAATGTGACTTTGGGTTTGAACGAGGATAAGATATTTGCTACTGAAAGTGTGGTATCCTCAAGCATGCTAAGGAACCGGCAAAGAGGGGAGGGAACTATGGTAGTGAAGAACAATTTGGTGTCCAGTGGATTAGGGAGTACACATCAGGTTTATGATTACAATGAGAACAAGGGTGGTTTTTGTTACTTTAGGAATGTCAGCAGTCACAACTACACCATTGTCTTTGATCAAGTCACGGATAAATGTAAGGTTAACACTCTTTTGTCTAATGTATTTTCTTTCGACTAG